A region from the bacterium genome encodes:
- the secD gene encoding protein translocase subunit SecD translates to MNSTWKWKTWGTVFAVILSVYLLVPTLFNFKTRFPDADKKPAWAKLFPEKSINLGLDLRGGLYLEMLIAVDEAIDNRIDILTLEIERQSKDKIEPVKVNSFKGEKRATLEFPAAKASEMDALLKENFNDVFSIARGEAPDTNTTVYNLTLTKKYEKYITDNTLKQAVESVRNRIDRYGVSEASIIQQGSDRLIVELPGIDDPTRVIDLIRKTALLEFKMVDDSLGDGLAGLVAKAREEAGIKEGYTKEDVDKINVQLKGKIPEGTEVVFELRRDPVTKEIIGGAPLLLKTRAEVTGDMLRNAQVGVNNNEPHVSLSFNKVGTTNFGELTKKNVGKRLAIVLDGVVFSAPVIQTAIMNGEAQITLGYGDYQNLLKEADDLALVLREGALPATLTVASKTVVGPSLGLDSINQGMMSVVVATVVIIIFMVLYYKLGGIVSTVGLVLNMIFILAIMALLQASLTLPGIAGIVLTLGMAVDANIIIFERMREEIRADRSARAIIENGYGHAMSAIIDSNVTTLIAGVVLYQFGTGSIKGFATTLMIGIVTTMFTAITVTRLIYDYYVHVKKVKQITI, encoded by the coding sequence ATGAACTCAACCTGGAAATGGAAAACCTGGGGAACCGTATTTGCCGTAATCTTATCGGTTTACCTCTTGGTACCAACCTTGTTTAATTTTAAAACTCGTTTTCCGGATGCCGATAAAAAACCGGCATGGGCCAAGTTGTTTCCGGAAAAATCCATCAATTTGGGTCTCGATTTAAGAGGGGGCCTTTATTTGGAAATGTTGATTGCTGTAGACGAAGCCATCGATAACCGTATCGATATTTTAACTCTCGAAATTGAACGCCAATCTAAAGATAAAATTGAACCGGTAAAAGTTAACAGCTTTAAAGGTGAAAAAAGAGCAACGCTTGAATTTCCCGCTGCTAAAGCTTCCGAAATGGATGCTCTTTTAAAAGAAAACTTTAATGATGTGTTTTCTATAGCAAGGGGAGAAGCTCCCGATACCAACACCACGGTTTATAATTTAACGCTTACCAAAAAATACGAAAAATATATTACCGACAACACTCTTAAGCAGGCTGTAGAATCGGTGCGTAATCGTATCGATCGTTATGGAGTTTCGGAAGCTTCTATTATACAACAGGGCAGCGATCGTCTTATTGTGGAGTTACCCGGTATTGACGATCCTACTCGTGTTATTGACCTCATTCGCAAAACAGCTCTTTTAGAATTTAAGATGGTGGACGATAGCTTGGGCGACGGATTAGCAGGTCTTGTTGCTAAGGCCCGTGAAGAAGCAGGAATAAAAGAAGGTTATACTAAAGAGGATGTTGATAAAATTAATGTGCAATTAAAAGGCAAAATTCCTGAGGGAACCGAAGTGGTGTTTGAATTACGTCGCGATCCGGTTACCAAAGAAATTATTGGTGGTGCTCCACTTCTTTTAAAAACACGCGCTGAGGTAACAGGCGATATGTTGCGTAATGCCCAGGTGGGAGTAAACAACAACGAGCCTCATGTGTCGCTATCGTTTAACAAGGTGGGAACAACTAATTTTGGAGAACTTACAAAAAAGAACGTGGGTAAAAGGCTTGCTATTGTTTTAGATGGTGTTGTTTTTTCGGCACCCGTTATTCAAACGGCCATTATGAATGGTGAGGCTCAAATTACTCTGGGCTATGGCGATTATCAAAACCTGCTTAAAGAAGCCGATGATTTAGCCTTGGTTTTACGTGAAGGCGCTTTGCCGGCCACTCTTACTGTAGCCAGTAAAACGGTAGTGGGCCCGTCGCTTGGGCTCGATTCCATTAATCAGGGTATGATGTCGGTTGTAGTGGCTACTGTAGTTATCATTATATTCATGGTGTTGTATTACAAACTGGGCGGTATTGTTTCTACCGTAGGTTTGGTGCTTAACATGATTTTTATTTTGGCTATCATGGCACTTCTTCAGGCTTCGTTAACCCTTCCTGGTATTGCCGGGATTGTGCTTACTTTGGGGATGGCGGTGGATGCCAATATTATTATTTTTGAGCGCATGCGCGAAGAAATACGCGCCGATCGCTCGGCACGCGCCATTATTGAAAACGGTTACGGTCATGCGATGTCGGCCATTATCGATTCGAACGTGACAACGCTTATTGCTGGTGTGGTGTTGTATCAGTTTGGTACGGGTTCTATTAAGGGTTTTGCCACAACCCTCATGATTGGAATTGTGACCACTATGTTTACAGCTATTACGGTGACACGTTTAATTTACGATTATTATGTGCATGTTAAAAAGGTAAAGCAGATTACTATATAG
- the tgt gene encoding tRNA guanosine(34) transglycosylase Tgt, with the protein MSFKFEVLKTFTDTRARLGKITTPRGIINTPVFMPVGTHATVKSMRPEELKAMGAEIILGNTYHLFLRPGDELIKKMGQLPKFMNWNGPMLTDSGGFQVFSLGREERPVPKDEANPPTQNTKLAKVTDEGVHFQSHIDGEKHFMTPEKSIAIQENLGADIIMAFDECLEGTASYTAAEESLARSMDWERRSLKCKTRDDQALFGIIQGGMYKDLRKRSLEELLAMEEGGKKFAGMAIGGLSVGEPIPQMYEMADYITPLIPAHLPHYLMGVGMPENIITCIDMGIDMFDCVIPTRNARNGMLFTDTGFIQIKQSQYTEDQKPIEEGCTCYTCKNYTRAYLRHLQMGKEILSAVLNTIHNLHYYLNLLQRVRTSLQNGQFVEFKKDFFRKRNL; encoded by the coding sequence ATGTCTTTTAAGTTTGAAGTTTTAAAAACCTTTACCGATACACGCGCTCGCTTAGGTAAAATCACCACGCCACGCGGAATTATCAACACGCCTGTGTTTATGCCGGTGGGCACGCATGCCACCGTTAAATCGATGCGCCCAGAAGAGCTTAAGGCCATGGGCGCCGAAATTATTTTGGGTAATACGTATCATTTATTTTTACGACCTGGTGATGAACTGATTAAAAAAATGGGCCAGCTGCCAAAATTTATGAATTGGAATGGGCCCATGCTGACTGATAGTGGTGGCTTTCAGGTGTTTAGTTTGGGCCGTGAAGAGCGTCCTGTTCCCAAAGACGAAGCGAACCCTCCCACACAAAATACCAAGCTTGCCAAAGTGACCGATGAAGGTGTGCATTTCCAATCGCATATCGATGGCGAAAAACATTTTATGACGCCCGAAAAATCCATCGCCATCCAGGAAAATTTAGGGGCTGATATCATTATGGCTTTTGACGAGTGTCTGGAAGGGACTGCTTCTTATACGGCAGCTGAAGAATCACTGGCGCGATCGATGGATTGGGAGAGACGCTCTCTTAAATGTAAAACACGCGATGATCAGGCTCTGTTTGGCATTATTCAGGGCGGGATGTACAAAGATTTACGTAAACGCTCTCTGGAAGAATTGTTAGCTATGGAAGAGGGCGGTAAAAAATTTGCAGGCATGGCCATTGGTGGATTGTCTGTGGGAGAACCCATTCCTCAAATGTATGAAATGGCCGATTACATCACGCCGCTTATCCCGGCCCATTTGCCACATTACTTGATGGGCGTAGGAATGCCCGAAAACATTATCACCTGCATTGATATGGGGATTGATATGTTTGATTGTGTGATTCCTACACGCAACGCGCGCAACGGCATGCTGTTTACCGATACCGGTTTTATTCAGATTAAACAATCCCAGTACACAGAAGATCAAAAGCCTATTGAAGAGGGTTGCACTTGTTACACTTGTAAAAATTATACCCGGGCATACCTCCGTCATCTGCAAATGGGGAAGGAAATTCTCTCGGCAGTTCTCAATACAATTCATAATTTACATTACTATCTTAATTTGCTACAACGAGTCCGCACGTCGCTTCAGAACGGGCAATTTGTTGAATTTAAAAAAGATTTTTTTAGAAAAAGGAACTTATGA
- the yajC gene encoding preprotein translocase subunit YajC, with amino-acid sequence MMNLLISTAWAQDAAAPGPQGGVLGMIAPILIMFVIFYFLMIRPQQKQQKLRKLMLDNLKRGDEVVTTSGIYGKITDITDSTIMLQIAGSLTVKMERAHVNAVTNLPTPEKK; translated from the coding sequence ATGATGAATCTACTTATCTCTACAGCATGGGCACAGGACGCTGCAGCCCCCGGACCTCAAGGTGGTGTTTTGGGGATGATTGCTCCCATCCTTATTATGTTTGTTATTTTTTATTTCCTCATGATACGCCCTCAGCAAAAGCAACAAAAATTGCGCAAGTTGATGTTAGATAATTTAAAACGCGGCGATGAAGTGGTGACCACCAGTGGTATTTACGGAAAAATTACCGATATTACCGATAGCACCATCATGCTGCAAATTGCTGGCAGCCTTACTGTTAAAATGGAACGCGCGCATGTGAATGCCGTAACTAACCTACCAACACCCGAGAAAAAGTAA